The following coding sequences are from one Nicotiana tomentosiformis chromosome 3, ASM39032v3, whole genome shotgun sequence window:
- the LOC104096476 gene encoding dirigent protein 22-like — MGKPTIIIHLIILSVLLMLTAMPVVHALDKNPKAVGRWFKKLDNAKQKTTKLHFYFHDLATGGKNETSSVIAQATNITSQSPFLFGILRMIDDPLTVGPELSSKRVGSAQGIYGSAAMNEFGLLMNFNFVFTDGPYNGSTLSLLGRNAISNEYREMPIVGGSGVFRLARGIATAKTYFANFTVAIVEYHVIVLHY, encoded by the coding sequence ATGGGGAAACCAACAATCATTATTCACCTGATAATATTGTCAGTGCTACTAATGTTGACGGCCATGCCTGTAGTTCATGCTCTTGACAAAAACCCAAAAGCAGTTGGACGATGGTTTAAAAAGCTTGATAATGCAAAGCAGAAGACGACCAAGCTTCATTTCTACTTTCATGACTTAGCTACTGGTGGAAAGAACGAAACATCATCAGTAATTGCTCAAGCCACCAACATCACGTCTCAGTCACCGTTCTTGTTTGGCATACTCAGAATGATAGATGACCCATTGACCGTAGGACCAGAGCTGAGTTCCAAAAGAGTGGGTTCAGCTCAAGGAATATATGGTTCAGCAGCAATGAATGAATTTGGTCTGCTTATGAACTTCAATTTTGTGTTCACAGATGGACCTTACAATGGTAGCACTCTGAGTTTGCTTGGTAGAAACGCAATATCAAATGAATACAGGGAGATGCCAATAGTTGGTGGTTCTGGAGTTTTCAGGCTAGCTCGGGGCATTGCCACTGCCAAGACCTATTTTGCTAACTTTACTGTCGCTATTGTTGAGTATCATGTCATTGTACTTCATTATTAA